Proteins encoded together in one Fibrobacter sp. UWR2 window:
- a CDS encoding aldolase catalytic domain-containing protein, with translation MYYESIKVLDCTIRDGGLVNKHDFSLEFVRRLYTLLSAAGIDYMEMGYKNSPELFDPKEYGPWKFCEDDLLWKVKDGIESKMKMAVMADVGRVNMDAVKPASESPYQMFRVASYVKNIDKGISMVNAFHDMGYETTLNIMAVSRDRGPELDEALHQVNEECKADILYLVDSFGAFYQEDIDKEITRYRSIVKNKQFGFHGHNNQQLAFSNTIQAIIDHVDYLDGSVSGMGRGAGNCTTELLLSFLKNPKYDLRPVLDAIQELFLPLKEKYEWGYIIPQMITGMLNRHPQDAIAVRKTEDKDKYRKFYERMIND, from the coding sequence ATGTACTACGAAAGCATCAAAGTCCTCGACTGCACCATCCGCGACGGCGGCCTCGTCAACAAGCACGACTTCTCCCTGGAATTCGTCCGCCGCCTCTATACCCTCCTTTCCGCAGCCGGCATCGACTACATGGAAATGGGCTACAAGAACTCCCCCGAACTCTTTGACCCCAAGGAATACGGCCCGTGGAAATTCTGCGAAGACGACCTGCTCTGGAAGGTAAAAGACGGCATCGAATCCAAGATGAAGATGGCCGTGATGGCCGACGTGGGCCGTGTGAACATGGACGCCGTGAAGCCGGCAAGCGAGAGCCCCTACCAGATGTTCCGCGTGGCAAGCTACGTGAAGAACATCGACAAGGGCATCAGCATGGTGAACGCATTCCATGACATGGGCTACGAAACTACGCTCAACATCATGGCCGTGAGCCGCGACCGCGGTCCGGAACTTGACGAAGCGCTCCACCAGGTGAACGAAGAATGCAAGGCAGACATCCTGTACCTCGTCGACAGCTTCGGCGCCTTCTACCAGGAAGACATCGACAAGGAAATCACGCGCTACAGGAGCATCGTGAAGAACAAGCAGTTCGGCTTCCATGGACACAACAACCAGCAGCTCGCCTTCAGCAACACGATCCAGGCCATCATCGACCATGTCGACTACCTCGACGGTTCCGTGTCCGGCATGGGCCGCGGCGCCGGCAACTGCACCACCGAACTATTGCTCAGCTTCCTCAAGAACCCGAAATACGACCTGCGCCCGGTTCTCGACGCCATCCAGGAACTCTTCCTCCCGCTCAAGGAAAAGTACGAATGGGGCTACATCATCCCGCAGATGATCACGGGCATGCTCAACCGTCACCCGCAAGACGCCATCGCTGTCCGCAAGACGGAAGACAAGGACAAGTACCGCAAGTTCTACGAAAGAATGATTAACGATTAA
- a CDS encoding HEPN domain-containing protein yields the protein MSEMLKEFKKDIEDAKRLMALASELNKKDAKEDKHNSNAICRSAYILAFTAWETFIYSRFRKPWNDSDTGNFIPRDFYSRKIENALGQYATPKTIRIKELSKEFLGFDLTTEWKTTNYDSNECCKKLDDIAAIRGELAHNSISVFKQGQKAQPVGTKKLKTCIDFLIELAECSDNLIEQKK from the coding sequence ATGTCGGAAATGCTGAAAGAGTTTAAAAAAGATATTGAGGATGCCAAACGTTTAATGGCTCTAGCATCCGAATTAAATAAAAAAGATGCAAAAGAAGACAAACATAATTCTAATGCAATTTGTCGTTCCGCATACATATTAGCTTTTACTGCATGGGAAACGTTTATATACTCACGATTTAGAAAGCCTTGGAATGATTCTGATACTGGTAATTTTATACCTAGAGATTTTTATTCGCGAAAAATTGAAAATGCACTAGGTCAATACGCAACACCCAAAACAATTAGAATAAAAGAACTTTCAAAAGAATTTTTAGGTTTTGATTTAACCACAGAATGGAAAACAACTAATTACGATTCAAATGAATGCTGTAAAAAGCTAGATGATATTGCCGCTATCCGTGGAGAGTTGGCCCATAATTCAATTAGTGTTTTTAAACAAGGACAAAAAGCTCAACCTGTGGGTACAAAGAAACTTAAAACTTGTATTGACTTTTTGATAGAGCTTGCGGAATGCTCTGATAATTTAATTGAGCAAAAGAAATAG
- a CDS encoding ATP-binding protein, whose product MTLEELKKLISKDETKNIELKKSTGELREGMHTACAFLNSDGGVLVFGVTPSLSIVGQIVSESTRRDIAQALAGIEPAVTPVIEYVDIPDKDNHQVIVLRFNPWVYGNDPYTFHGRPYYRLESVTKAMPRDMFDARIRINMPHKYSWEMRVAEGYSIKDLDVSTIRGVVRLGVEEKRIPVGSLNESIKVILKKWNLLDGDNLRNAAVFLFSKRFSYDYEIRMARFRGTDKNYFIDNQQAHGNFFELLDAGMSFFFKHLSLSGEIKGFKREEHLDVPATALREALINALCHRDYDIYQCSIGIAIYDDRIEIESPGLLPRELTPKTIKRSHKSYPRNEIVATVLYQITYLEKWGSGIKRIMDACKAEGSPQPFWSEEGGYTVVTFPMNKLNGRIVTPNEPQNEHQNEPQKRALTIESLIVENESISINAIAERLNAARITVRRDLKKLGYAWEGASKNGRWVKKEPTSTSW is encoded by the coding sequence ATGACTTTGGAAGAACTCAAAAAACTGATTTCTAAAGATGAAACGAAGAATATTGAACTGAAAAAATCTACCGGCGAACTTCGAGAAGGCATGCATACGGCATGCGCCTTCCTGAATTCCGATGGCGGCGTTCTCGTTTTCGGTGTCACGCCTTCCTTGAGTATTGTTGGGCAAATCGTTTCTGAATCTACCCGTCGCGATATCGCGCAAGCGTTAGCGGGAATAGAACCTGCGGTCACCCCTGTTATTGAATATGTAGACATTCCCGACAAGGACAACCATCAAGTAATCGTACTGAGGTTCAATCCGTGGGTCTATGGGAATGACCCGTACACATTTCATGGAAGACCATACTATAGACTGGAAAGTGTCACTAAAGCAATGCCTAGGGATATGTTTGATGCTAGAATTCGGATCAACATGCCGCACAAATATTCGTGGGAAATGAGGGTGGCTGAGGGGTATTCTATAAAAGACCTTGATGTCAGCACAATTCGTGGCGTAGTCCGTCTCGGAGTCGAAGAAAAACGAATTCCGGTGGGGTCACTCAATGAGTCAATTAAAGTAATATTGAAAAAATGGAACCTGTTGGATGGCGACAATTTGCGGAACGCCGCTGTGTTTCTTTTTTCTAAGAGATTTTCGTATGATTATGAAATTCGAATGGCTCGTTTTAGAGGAACGGACAAAAATTACTTTATCGACAACCAGCAGGCTCATGGCAATTTCTTTGAACTGCTTGATGCGGGCATGTCGTTCTTTTTCAAGCATCTTTCTCTTAGCGGAGAAATCAAGGGGTTTAAAAGGGAAGAACACCTTGATGTTCCTGCAACGGCATTGCGTGAGGCTCTAATAAACGCCCTTTGCCATAGGGATTATGACATTTACCAGTGCTCTATCGGCATTGCCATATATGACGACCGTATAGAAATTGAAAGTCCGGGCTTGTTACCCCGCGAATTAACTCCCAAAACTATTAAGCGGTCGCATAAGTCGTATCCACGAAACGAGATTGTTGCGACGGTTCTCTATCAAATAACATACTTAGAAAAATGGGGCTCGGGAATAAAGCGCATAATGGATGCTTGCAAAGCTGAAGGTTCTCCACAACCCTTTTGGAGTGAAGAGGGTGGCTATACCGTGGTGACGTTCCCGATGAATAAACTGAACGGTAGGATTGTCACCCCAAATGAACCTCAAAATGAGCACCAAAATGAGCCTCAAAAACGAGCCTTAACTATTGAGAGTCTCATTGTTGAAAACGAAAGTATTAGTATAAACGCAATCGCAGAACGCCTGAATGCAGCTAGAATAACTGTTAGACGAGACCTCAAAAAACTTGGTTACGCTTGGGAAGGGGCGTCGAAAAATGGGCGTTGGGTGAAAAAGGAACCTACGTCCACAAGCTGGTAA
- the thrS gene encoding threonine--tRNA ligase gives MSQIELTFPDGSVRSVASGTTGLEIAKGISEGLARKALGVKLGDKVLDLTRPLTESGTIKIITPSNDDPDALMLLRHSCSHVLAEAICDLFPGTKLAYGPAIEKGFYYDLMTPTPIQQSDFERIEKRMKEIIKEDRPFTRCEVSAADGLKRTEGDKYKTDNAERALAREGSDGTLSFYVTGEPGKNFEDLCAGPHVPSTGKLKNFKVLSMSGAYWHGDQNSDQLTRVYGTCFADKEGLETYLKFLEEAEKRDHRKIGKEMDLYHIEDHSPGMVFWHPKGTKMVNALKDYIRGKIDRRGYLEVITPEIVNKTLWIKSGHADKYNENMFKTLAGDVEMAVKPMNCPCHIQIFNTGLRSWRDLPMRLAEFGKCHRYEPAGTMHGLMRVRGFVQDDAHIFCTEDQIASEVADFCALVKEIYHDFGFDDIVVKFSTRPEKRVGSDEIWDKAEAALAEATKLAGLDYILNPGEGAFYGPKLEFTLKDSLGRDWQCGTIQVDFNLPQRLGAEYVGKDNQKHIPVMLHRAAVGSIERFLGILIEEFMGDFPLWLAPVQARVLPISEKFVDYAKSVERELVNAGVRVEVDESNEKLGYKIRQCELQKVPYLLIVGEKEVADGVVSVRKRKDGDKGSMTVQAFLDMTADDRKVVR, from the coding sequence ATGTCTCAAATCGAACTCACCTTCCCCGATGGCTCCGTACGTTCCGTAGCATCGGGCACCACCGGCCTCGAAATTGCGAAGGGCATTTCCGAAGGTCTTGCACGCAAGGCGCTTGGCGTCAAACTCGGCGATAAGGTCCTCGACCTCACGCGCCCGCTCACCGAGAGCGGCACCATCAAGATCATCACGCCGAGCAATGACGACCCGGATGCACTGATGCTCCTGCGTCACAGCTGCAGCCACGTGCTTGCCGAAGCCATCTGCGACCTGTTCCCGGGCACCAAGCTCGCCTACGGTCCGGCTATCGAAAAGGGTTTCTACTACGATTTGATGACACCGACCCCGATCCAGCAGTCGGATTTCGAGCGCATCGAAAAGCGCATGAAGGAAATCATCAAGGAAGACCGTCCGTTTACCCGTTGCGAAGTCAGTGCCGCCGATGGCCTGAAGCGCACCGAAGGCGACAAGTACAAGACGGACAACGCTGAACGCGCTCTCGCCCGCGAAGGTAGCGACGGTACTCTCAGCTTCTACGTGACTGGCGAACCGGGCAAGAACTTTGAAGACCTCTGCGCCGGCCCCCACGTGCCTTCTACAGGCAAGCTCAAGAATTTCAAGGTGCTCTCGATGTCGGGTGCTTACTGGCACGGCGACCAGAACAGCGACCAGCTGACCCGCGTGTACGGCACCTGCTTTGCCGACAAGGAAGGTCTCGAAACTTACCTGAAGTTCCTCGAAGAAGCCGAAAAGCGCGACCACCGCAAGATCGGTAAGGAAATGGACCTCTACCACATCGAAGACCATTCTCCGGGCATGGTGTTCTGGCATCCGAAGGGCACCAAGATGGTGAACGCCCTGAAGGACTACATCCGCGGAAAGATTGACCGTCGCGGCTACCTCGAAGTGATCACGCCGGAAATTGTGAACAAGACTTTGTGGATCAAGTCCGGTCACGCCGACAAGTACAACGAGAACATGTTCAAGACGCTGGCTGGCGACGTGGAAATGGCTGTGAAGCCGATGAACTGCCCCTGCCACATTCAGATTTTCAACACCGGGCTGCGCAGCTGGCGTGACCTTCCGATGCGCCTTGCCGAATTCGGTAAGTGCCACCGTTACGAACCTGCCGGCACCATGCACGGCCTGATGCGCGTGCGCGGCTTTGTGCAGGATGACGCCCACATCTTCTGTACCGAAGACCAGATTGCAAGCGAAGTGGCCGATTTCTGCGCCCTCGTCAAGGAAATCTACCACGACTTCGGTTTCGACGATATCGTGGTGAAGTTCTCCACCCGCCCCGAAAAGCGCGTGGGTTCCGACGAAATTTGGGACAAGGCTGAAGCCGCCCTCGCCGAAGCTACCAAGCTCGCCGGCCTCGACTACATTTTGAACCCGGGTGAAGGAGCCTTCTACGGCCCGAAGCTGGAATTCACGCTGAAGGACAGCCTCGGTCGTGACTGGCAGTGCGGTACGATCCAGGTCGACTTCAACCTCCCGCAGCGCCTTGGTGCCGAGTATGTCGGCAAGGACAACCAGAAGCACATTCCGGTGATGCTTCACCGTGCGGCCGTCGGTTCCATCGAACGCTTCCTCGGTATTCTTATCGAAGAATTCATGGGCGATTTCCCGCTGTGGCTCGCTCCGGTTCAGGCCCGCGTGCTCCCGATTTCCGAGAAGTTCGTTGACTACGCCAAGTCCGTGGAACGCGAACTCGTGAACGCCGGCGTCCGCGTGGAAGTGGATGAGTCGAATGAGAAACTCGGCTACAAGATCCGCCAGTGCGAACTCCAGAAGGTGCCGTACCTCCTCATCGTCGGCGAGAAGGAAGTTGCCGATGGTGTTGTCTCTGTGCGTAAGCGCAAGGACGGCGATAAGGGTTCCATGACTGTCCAGGCCTTCCTCGACATGACTGCTGACGACCGCAAGGTTGTTCGCTAG
- a CDS encoding sugar porter family MFS transporter — translation MSQKKEHMGHIILITLAAAIGGFLFGFDSSVINGANGALKIHFNATDYELAWSVSLALIGAAAGAFFAGRLADTFGRVRCMLAASFLFLISAIGSGVPFGIPDFIMWRIIGGVGIGVASIIAPIYIAETAPAHLRGRLGSMQQFAIVIGIFVALLSNYVIVRIAGSANNTFIGGFKAWQIMFWVEIIPAALYGLAAWRLPESPRYLVHKGLIDDAKRVLAKIDSEGVDKEIEAIHETFRNEKPSKFSDLLEMIGGKKRITPILWAGLGLAILQQLVGINVIFYYGTMLWQSVGFGESDAFLTSVISSAINLVMTIAAIMLIDKIGRKPLLLIGSVGMAVTLSTLTICFMNAGADGSLPGAAGVIALIAANLYITFFAVSWGPVMWVMLGEMFNNRIRTVAIAICGLAQWGANFIVTWSFPVLTGKQGIGVGPTYAIYSFFAIFSIFFVAKFIKETKGKELEEM, via the coding sequence ATGTCCCAGAAAAAAGAGCACATGGGCCACATTATCTTGATTACCTTGGCTGCGGCCATTGGCGGGTTCCTCTTCGGCTTTGATTCTTCCGTTATTAACGGTGCAAACGGAGCCCTTAAAATCCACTTTAACGCAACGGACTATGAACTCGCCTGGTCCGTTTCCCTTGCACTTATCGGTGCCGCAGCAGGAGCATTCTTTGCGGGCCGCCTAGCCGACACCTTCGGCCGCGTGCGCTGCATGCTTGCGGCTTCGTTCCTGTTCTTGATTAGTGCCATCGGTTCCGGTGTTCCGTTCGGCATTCCTGACTTTATCATGTGGCGCATTATCGGTGGCGTGGGCATCGGCGTCGCAAGCATCATCGCCCCCATCTACATTGCCGAAACGGCTCCTGCGCACTTGCGTGGGCGTCTTGGCTCCATGCAGCAGTTCGCTATCGTGATTGGTATTTTCGTAGCGCTCCTCTCGAACTACGTCATCGTACGCATTGCGGGTTCTGCGAACAATACGTTTATTGGCGGCTTCAAGGCCTGGCAAATCATGTTCTGGGTCGAAATCATTCCGGCGGCGCTCTACGGCCTTGCCGCATGGAGGCTTCCGGAATCGCCACGTTACCTTGTTCACAAAGGTCTCATTGACGACGCCAAGCGCGTCCTTGCCAAGATTGATTCCGAAGGCGTCGACAAGGAAATTGAAGCCATCCACGAGACCTTCCGCAACGAGAAACCTTCCAAGTTCAGCGACCTGCTTGAAATGATTGGTGGCAAAAAGCGCATTACCCCGATTTTGTGGGCAGGCCTCGGCCTTGCTATCTTGCAGCAGCTTGTGGGTATCAACGTCATCTTCTACTATGGCACAATGCTCTGGCAGAGCGTAGGCTTCGGCGAAAGCGACGCCTTCCTCACGAGCGTCATCTCGAGTGCCATCAACCTCGTCATGACTATCGCCGCCATCATGCTTATCGACAAAATTGGCCGTAAGCCGCTCTTGCTTATCGGTAGCGTCGGTATGGCTGTAACGCTCAGCACGCTCACGATATGCTTCATGAATGCGGGTGCTGACGGTAGCCTCCCCGGAGCTGCGGGCGTCATCGCGCTCATTGCCGCAAACCTCTACATCACCTTCTTCGCGGTGTCTTGGGGCCCGGTCATGTGGGTGATGCTCGGCGAAATGTTCAACAACCGCATCCGTACGGTGGCCATCGCCATCTGCGGCCTTGCGCAGTGGGGAGCGAACTTTATCGTCACCTGGAGCTTCCCGGTGCTTACGGGCAAGCAGGGCATCGGCGTGGGCCCGACATACGCCATCTATTCGTTCTTCGCCATCTTCAGCATCTTCTTTGTGGCTAAGTTCATCAAGGAGACGAAGGGCAAGGAACTCGAAGAGATGTAG
- a CDS encoding phosphatase PAP2 family protein, with amino-acid sequence MTNLIKKAFIVVAFCGASLCSFAADVKPYVKADALPNALNFYPAPPDTMSPQFMYDMSQYIWGKTMRKDSARAALAVAQAVETVEDMAKMFSEPFGMEISAKKTPAIMNLLERGIRTLKQVGSLPKRHYMRRRPYDRFNEPTLVPAEEERLRTNGSYPSGHTVRAWSMALLLIEVNPSAQDALLKYAYEWGQSRVIAGFHWQSDVDASKVLVSGAYPSLHTNETFMADMRKAQAEFKKLSAAKNGKKAK; translated from the coding sequence ATGACCAATCTTATCAAGAAAGCTTTTATCGTTGTCGCCTTTTGTGGCGCATCGCTTTGCAGTTTCGCTGCAGACGTAAAACCTTACGTAAAAGCGGATGCGCTCCCGAATGCGCTCAACTTCTACCCGGCACCCCCCGATACCATGTCGCCGCAGTTCATGTACGATATGTCGCAGTACATTTGGGGCAAGACGATGCGCAAGGATTCCGCACGTGCGGCCCTGGCCGTAGCCCAGGCGGTAGAAACGGTCGAGGACATGGCCAAGATGTTCAGCGAACCCTTCGGCATGGAAATTTCGGCAAAGAAGACTCCTGCCATCATGAACCTGCTCGAACGAGGAATCCGGACGCTTAAGCAGGTGGGGAGCTTGCCCAAGAGGCATTACATGAGGCGCCGCCCCTACGACCGCTTTAACGAACCGACTCTTGTCCCTGCCGAAGAAGAGCGCCTGAGAACGAATGGTTCTTACCCGTCGGGGCATACCGTCCGTGCATGGTCCATGGCTTTGTTGCTGATAGAGGTGAATCCGTCCGCTCAGGATGCCTTGTTGAAATACGCATACGAATGGGGACAGAGCCGCGTGATTGCCGGGTTCCACTGGCAAAGCGACGTAGACGCCTCCAAGGTGCTTGTTTCGGGCGCCTACCCGAGCCTCCATACAAACGAAACCTTCATGGCCGACATGCGCAAGGCTCAGGCGGAATTCAAGAAACTTTCTGCCGCTAAGAACGGGAAGAAGGCGAAATAA
- a CDS encoding bile acid:sodium symporter family protein — MHVLEKISEFVGKWMAVVVLAIAALSLFVPKSTLWIELSWVNYLLMVVMFGMGLTLKLSDFALVFARPKEITIGCASQFIVMPALAFLLSKIFGLDAALMAGVVLVGTCPGGTSSNVITYLSKGDVALSVGMTSVNTLLAPVLTPAITYLLLRTTVNVDVLAMFLSIVKVVIVPIALGFIINKFFGKWTVRAVKVLPLVSVIAIAMIVAAVVSHNAAKILSTGAIVFAVVILHNLLGYGCGFGLGKLLKFSTPKTKALSIEIGMQNSGLATSLAATAFSGLAMATVPGAIFSVWHNISGAILANVYRRWEK; from the coding sequence ATGCACGTTCTTGAAAAAATCAGTGAATTTGTGGGCAAATGGATGGCGGTCGTGGTTTTGGCCATCGCGGCGCTCTCGCTGTTCGTCCCGAAATCGACCCTCTGGATTGAACTCAGTTGGGTGAATTACCTCTTGATGGTCGTGATGTTCGGCATGGGGCTCACGCTCAAGCTCAGCGACTTTGCTCTTGTATTTGCACGCCCTAAGGAAATCACCATCGGGTGCGCATCGCAGTTTATCGTGATGCCGGCACTCGCATTTTTGCTCTCCAAAATTTTCGGGCTCGATGCCGCACTGATGGCGGGCGTGGTTCTCGTGGGCACGTGCCCCGGTGGCACTTCCAGCAACGTCATCACCTACCTCTCGAAAGGCGACGTGGCGCTTTCCGTGGGCATGACGAGCGTAAACACGCTGCTCGCTCCCGTGCTGACTCCGGCGATTACTTATTTGCTCTTACGCACCACCGTGAACGTCGACGTGCTGGCGATGTTCCTTTCCATCGTGAAAGTCGTCATCGTGCCGATTGCACTCGGGTTTATCATCAACAAGTTCTTTGGCAAATGGACTGTCCGCGCCGTGAAGGTCTTGCCGCTCGTTTCCGTGATTGCGATTGCGATGATTGTGGCCGCAGTCGTCTCGCACAATGCCGCGAAGATTCTCTCCACGGGTGCCATCGTGTTCGCCGTCGTGATACTCCATAACCTGCTCGGCTACGGCTGCGGTTTTGGCCTCGGCAAGTTGCTGAAGTTCTCTACACCCAAGACAAAGGCACTCTCCATCGAAATCGGCATGCAGAATTCCGGACTTGCGACAAGCCTTGCGGCGACTGCGTTCTCGGGCCTCGCCATGGCGACCGTCCCCGGTGCCATATTCTCTGTATGGCACAACATTTCGGGTGCGATACTCGCGAACGTTTATCGCAGGTGGGAAAAGTAA
- a CDS encoding GNAT family N-acetyltransferase, with amino-acid sequence MSIEYKDTHEFSEQDLKDLFLSVEWSSGHFPDKLVVAMKNFKTVISAWDGDKLVGMICAMDDGIMNAYVHYLLVRPEYQGKGIGKVLVDKVHEIYKDYLRIVVVAYNEELAFYEHCGFKKADDASPMFITSLWT; translated from the coding sequence ATGAGCATCGAATACAAAGACACCCACGAATTTTCTGAACAAGATTTAAAAGACCTCTTCCTCTCCGTCGAATGGTCCTCGGGACATTTCCCCGACAAACTCGTCGTCGCGATGAAGAATTTCAAGACAGTCATCTCAGCTTGGGACGGTGACAAACTCGTAGGCATGATTTGCGCGATGGACGATGGCATCATGAACGCCTACGTGCATTACCTGCTCGTGCGCCCCGAATATCAGGGCAAAGGCATCGGAAAAGTCCTCGTCGACAAGGTACATGAAATATACAAGGATTACCTCCGCATCGTCGTGGTCGCCTACAACGAAGAACTCGCCTTCTATGAGCATTGCGGTTTCAAGAAAGCCGACGACGCAAGCCCTATGTTCATTACCAGCTTGTGGACGTAG
- a CDS encoding very short patch repair endonuclease, producing MPRKRKRHTPMNRSQMMQAVHSVDTQPELLVRRALFDAGLRYRLHRRDLPGSPDLFILKYGVVVFINGCFWHQHGCKFTSRPKSNPEFWNEKFTNNMVRDIKTNWKLSLMGYRVATVWECSVKSKFDQTVERLVSFIKGDEETIEI from the coding sequence ATGCCTCGCAAGCGCAAGAGACATACCCCGATGAACCGCTCGCAGATGATGCAGGCGGTTCATTCCGTAGATACGCAGCCGGAACTGCTTGTACGGCGGGCGTTGTTTGACGCAGGACTGCGTTACAGGTTACACCGGCGAGATTTGCCCGGGTCACCGGATCTATTTATCCTTAAATACGGCGTAGTTGTATTTATAAACGGCTGCTTCTGGCACCAGCATGGCTGCAAGTTTACGAGTCGCCCCAAGAGCAATCCCGAATTCTGGAACGAAAAATTCACGAATAATATGGTGCGCGATATCAAGACGAACTGGAAACTATCCCTGATGGGCTACCGCGTTGCCACCGTCTGGGAATGCTCTGTAAAGAGCAAGTTTGACCAAACGGTAGAACGCCTTGTCTCTTTTATAAAGGGAGACGAGGAAACTATTGAAATTTGA